The nucleotide sequence CTAAGTTCATAGGAACAGCAGCAAACTGAGCGCTTGCCCCTCCATGCATAAAAAGAACAGCATACTCTTCAGAAATATTCATAAGTGTTCTTAGGTCTGATTCGGCTTTCTTAATAATTTTATCATACGTTTTACTTCTATGAGACATCTCCATTACAGACATCCCCGTTCCTTTATAATCTAAAATTTCTTTTTGAGCCCTCTCTAACACTACTTGAGGTAACACTGCTGGACCTGCACTAAAATTATACACTCTTGCCATCTTTAAACCACTCCTTCAACTTTTTTATATTATATAGATTATAGGTCTTTTTAAAAAAACATTAAATGGGAATTTAGTGTACTTCTCCCGATATATTTATATGAAACAAAAAATAATTGCATTAAACAAAATTACATCTAAAAAAATAGATGACTCATATAGAGTATTATTTAAGACACTAACACACACACTAAGAAACATACAGCACTCTCTCGATAGAACTGATCCTATTCTACATGAATACCAAAAAGATGAAGTTGTATCAGTTCAAATACTTCAAATAGAAATTAATTATATAGAATCATCACTTGAATTATGTTTAACTAAATTAGAAAATTTCGAAAAATTGCTTGGAGAAAAATACTTAGCTACTATTGATAAAGGAACAAGGAAAACAAAAAATGCAATTTATAAAAAAAGAAGAATCTTTCTAGCGCACTATAATCTTTTGAACTCTGAACTGTTTTCACTATTAGACCTTATAAAACAAAATCCATCCTATATAGAAGAAAAAGCAGAAAGAGTTGATTTCCTTGACACGTATACTGAAACACAAAATAGACTAGACTACATTCTTGATTTACTAAACGCTACAAGGAAAAGCTTAAAACTATAAATAACAAATGGCGTCCTCGGCGCGAATCGAACGCACGGCCTTTCGCTTAGGAGGCGAACGCTCTATCCTACTGAGCTACGAGGACTTACCTGTTCCCATTTTAGATTTCTTTATATGCTCTGGCACACCTACAGGATAATCTCCATTAAAACAAGCTAAACATAAATGATTAGCCGGAAGGTGAATGGCATTCACTAAACCTTTCAAAGAAAGATAGCCTATAGAATCAACCTCCAACATCCTTCCAATTTCATCTACCGAGTAATTGGCTGCTATGAGTTCATCTTGCGATTCTGTATCAATACCATAAAAGCATGGCCATTTAACTTCTGGAGAGCTTATTCTAATGTGAATTTCTTTTGCTCCAACTGACCTTAATAATTTAACAATCTTTTTACTAGTTGTGCCTCTAACAATTGAATCATCAACTAACACAATTCTCTTATTCTTGATGGCAGAAACAATTGGATTTAACTTTAATCTAACTCCAACTTCTCTCAAAAGCTGATCTGGCTGAATAAAGGTTCTACCTATGTATCTATTCTTAATAAGCCCTTCTGCAAAAGAAATTCCACTTTCCTTTGAAAAACCAATAGCAGCTGGAGTACCTGAATCAGGAACGCTTATAACCGCATCAGCGTCTGCTGGATGTTCCCTATATAAATTTCTTCCCATTCTAACTCTAGCTTCATACAAATTCTTGCCACTAATACTGGAGTCTGGTCGTGCCAAATATAAAAACTCAAAGGCACATACTGCTAATCGCGATTGTGGTTCAAAAACAAAGCTACTCTTTACACTAGTTCTTGTAATTATTACCATCTCTCCAGGCATTACTTCTCTTATATATTGAGCACCAACGACTCCTAACGCACAATCCTCGCTCGCAATTGCATAACCACCAAGAACCTCACCAAAAGCCATTGGATTAATGCCAAAAGGGTCTCTAACCCCAACAATTTTATCTGGAGCTAAAACAACAAAACTATATGCACCCTTTAATTGTTTTGCAACCTCAGCAATAGCTTCTTCTATTGTATCTTTTTCTGATAAACTTAACATTGTGGCAATAATTTCTGTATCAGAAATCCCATTAAACCGAACCCCTTTGTTTATACACCAATCGCTTAATTCCTTAATGTTAAGCAAACTGCCATTATTAGCTAAGGACATATAGGTGCCCTTAAACATAAAAGCAAAAGGATAAGCTTTTTCGGCAACGCATGAACCAGAAGTTGAATAACGAACATGACCAATAGCCATATCTCCAACAGGCAACTTCGCCA is from Candidatus Margulisiibacteriota bacterium and encodes:
- the purF gene encoding amidophosphoribosyltransferase; its protein translation is MCGIFGIYSNKLSVVESTYFGLFALQHRGQESAGISISNGEQVHTIKKVGLISQVFTKEDLAKLPVGDMAIGHVRYSTSGSCVAEKAYPFAFMFKGTYMSLANNGSLLNIKELSDWCINKGVRFNGISDTEIIATMLSLSEKDTIEEAIAEVAKQLKGAYSFVVLAPDKIVGVRDPFGINPMAFGEVLGGYAIASEDCALGVVGAQYIREVMPGEMVIITRTSVKSSFVFEPQSRLAVCAFEFLYLARPDSSISGKNLYEARVRMGRNLYREHPADADAVISVPDSGTPAAIGFSKESGISFAEGLIKNRYIGRTFIQPDQLLREVGVRLKLNPIVSAIKNKRIVLVDDSIVRGTTSKKIVKLLRSVGAKEIHIRISSPEVKWPCFYGIDTESQDELIAANYSVDEIGRMLEVDSIGYLSLKGLVNAIHLPANHLCLACFNGDYPVGVPEHIKKSKMGTGKSS